In Methylovirgula sp., a single genomic region encodes these proteins:
- a CDS encoding type 1 glutamine amidotransferase domain-containing protein has product MKVLFIISSSDTAFWLSEVTHPYWHLTERGVEVDFASPAGGKVVYDPYSDPYFEHSMESEDLVSKGFLSDKTLVAKLDETLKLKDVDLDAYDAVHVAGGRGATFDLYPNEDVAAVLEHFWSKDKVVGAICHGAIALGNIPARIRGRRTTGYTLEGDLDLQRIFGSGFLIPHYPQTVLEDVGSIYSRVGANDPYVVKDGKLVTGQNQQSASEYALTLLHTMTGVSPVAVK; this is encoded by the coding sequence ATGAAAGTTCTGTTTATCATTTCCAGCTCTGACACTGCTTTCTGGCTGTCGGAGGTCACCCATCCTTATTGGCATCTGACGGAGCGCGGCGTCGAAGTCGACTTTGCGAGTCCCGCTGGCGGCAAAGTTGTTTATGATCCCTACAGCGACCCCTATTTCGAGCACTCCATGGAGTCGGAAGACCTCGTCAGTAAAGGTTTTCTGTCGGACAAGACACTCGTCGCCAAGCTCGATGAAACCTTGAAACTAAAAGATGTCGATCTCGATGCCTATGATGCCGTTCACGTGGCCGGCGGCCGTGGTGCGACGTTCGATCTCTACCCGAACGAAGATGTGGCGGCGGTTCTTGAGCACTTTTGGAGCAAGGACAAAGTTGTCGGCGCCATTTGCCACGGTGCGATTGCGCTCGGCAACATCCCAGCGCGCATCCGCGGCCGGCGGACGACTGGATACACGCTCGAAGGCGATCTTGATTTGCAGCGTATTTTCGGCAGCGGCTTTCTTATCCCGCATTATCCGCAGACCGTCCTCGAAGACGTCGGATCGATATATTCGCGCGTCGGCGCCAACGATCCCTATGTCGTAAAGGATGGCAAGCTGGTCACCGGGCAGAATCAGCAATCAGCATCCGAATACGCCCTCACGCTGCTTCATACGATGACAGGGGTGAGCCCCGTCGCAGTGAAATAA
- a CDS encoding response regulator, with translation MLQRSNLVAAEDRGRYVPGMAQPGLVHIIDDDDGVRAALASLIRSVGNDARLYSSAAEFLTSALPPVPSCLLLDVRLPEINGLDFQDSLRRRGIFLPVILMTGYGDIQMSVRGMKAGAVDFLTKPVRHQDLLDAISTALARDRDWQRDNAEVSAIRDRHSLLTRRELEVFTLVTAGKMNKQVAGDLNLSEITVKIHRGSVMRKMGARTLADLVKMAELLRMAGSTTNDHH, from the coding sequence ATGCTGCAGCGATCTAACCTTGTTGCCGCCGAAGATCGCGGTCGATATGTTCCAGGTATGGCGCAACCGGGATTGGTTCATATCATCGACGACGATGACGGGGTACGGGCTGCTCTGGCAAGCCTTATCCGCTCTGTCGGCAACGATGCGCGGCTCTACAGTTCCGCGGCGGAATTCCTCACCAGCGCGCTTCCCCCGGTGCCTTCGTGCTTATTGCTCGATGTACGTTTGCCAGAAATTAATGGTCTCGATTTTCAGGATTCGCTGCGCAGGCGGGGTATCTTCCTGCCCGTTATTCTGATGACGGGCTATGGCGATATCCAGATGTCGGTACGGGGAATGAAGGCTGGCGCCGTCGATTTCCTGACCAAGCCCGTCCGCCACCAGGATCTTCTCGATGCCATTTCCACCGCGCTCGCACGAGACCGGGATTGGCAGCGGGACAACGCGGAGGTCTCGGCGATACGTGACCGCCATTCCCTGCTGACACGGCGCGAACTGGAGGTCTTCACGCTGGTCACGGCGGGGAAGATGAACAAGCAGGTCGCGGGCGATCTCAACCTCAGCGAGATAACCGTGAAGATTCACCGCGGCTCCGTCATGCGAAAGATGGGCGCCCGAACCCTCGCCGATCTCGTGAAGATGGCGGAATTGCTGAGAATGGCCGGCTCGACTACAAACGACCACCATTGA
- a CDS encoding ATP-binding protein codes for MSTPDSKAPLGDNAQPAATEPDIDALDLVEESVAVFGLDLRITAWNAGAERLYGWTREEVIGGDIQSFVKCSPSEPLTKILSDVREKGIWRGEFLRRTKNGGFISVSTKWSLRRDGSGAMLDIVETSRDVTELRRTEESLDRVQYQYQNLFQASVACFWELEFSDVRAMVRDLMASGVEDLRQYFLTHPDFVRQMIRATRIVDVNDQCVATFGNGDRSDLLEGLDPFWPDESLDVFAGSVVAAFEGSAHYSAEVAFRTLDGRRLETIFTVSYPRRLSSSARLLVGILDLTDAKRAKAESEATERRHQNFFHFLPVPLLRLDGSKAVEIVNRFKKQGIGDFRQHLKDHPDVLIDIMEGQQIVEVNQRAVEVLRGRSVEEFQGSIKRYWMESLDAYREVVFARYEGKRGYEALLKLVAHDGTLLDVLFFAAFAPVTGAENVSLVGLIDVTDRVKAQEMLAHVQAEMAHAARVSVLGELTASIAHEVNQPLTAIATNTEASLLWLGHSPPNLDEIRDLSNRTAAEVQRAADIINRIRSMALRASPQYKSVNVNHIVEEAMLFLRHELQRNEVVSSLRLGDDLPSLRGDPVQLQQVIVNLAVNAMQAMVQSERRPREILVTTSVAEDDYVRLDVADNGVGISENIFARLFESFFTTKANGMGIGLPICRSIIEAHGGEIRAANKAGNAGACFTVLLPSREPGAVLRSA; via the coding sequence GTGTCCACGCCGGATTCTAAAGCACCATTGGGCGACAACGCGCAGCCAGCGGCGACAGAGCCGGATATTGACGCCCTCGATTTGGTCGAGGAAAGCGTTGCTGTCTTCGGACTGGATCTTCGTATCACGGCGTGGAACGCCGGTGCAGAGCGTCTTTACGGATGGACGCGCGAAGAAGTCATCGGTGGCGATATTCAGTCATTCGTCAAATGCTCGCCCTCGGAGCCGTTGACGAAAATTCTCTCTGACGTCCGCGAGAAGGGCATCTGGCGGGGCGAGTTTCTGCGGCGAACCAAAAATGGCGGCTTCATTTCCGTGAGCACGAAATGGTCGCTTCGGCGGGACGGCAGCGGCGCCATGCTCGACATTGTCGAGACGAGCCGCGACGTGACCGAGCTGAGACGGACGGAGGAATCGCTCGACCGGGTCCAATATCAATATCAGAATCTTTTTCAGGCCTCAGTTGCCTGCTTTTGGGAACTTGAGTTTTCGGACGTCCGAGCCATGGTCCGCGACTTAATGGCGTCGGGCGTTGAAGATCTACGACAATATTTCCTGACTCATCCGGATTTCGTCAGGCAGATGATACGGGCAACACGCATCGTCGATGTGAACGACCAATGCGTCGCCACTTTCGGCAACGGTGATCGCTCTGACTTGCTGGAGGGCCTCGACCCGTTTTGGCCGGATGAAAGCCTGGACGTTTTCGCCGGCAGCGTCGTCGCCGCTTTCGAGGGAAGCGCGCATTATTCTGCGGAAGTCGCGTTCCGGACGCTCGATGGACGCCGGCTCGAGACGATATTCACCGTGTCTTATCCGCGCCGATTATCGTCTTCAGCGCGCCTGCTCGTCGGCATTCTTGATCTGACTGATGCGAAAAGAGCAAAGGCTGAGAGCGAGGCGACAGAGCGGCGGCATCAGAACTTTTTCCATTTCCTGCCCGTGCCATTGCTGAGGCTCGACGGAAGTAAAGCCGTCGAAATCGTCAACCGCTTCAAAAAGCAAGGGATCGGCGACTTTCGCCAACATCTGAAAGATCATCCGGACGTTCTGATTGACATTATGGAAGGTCAACAGATCGTGGAGGTCAATCAGCGCGCCGTCGAAGTGTTGCGCGGGCGCTCGGTCGAGGAATTCCAAGGGTCGATCAAACGCTATTGGATGGAGTCACTCGATGCGTACCGGGAAGTTGTCTTCGCGCGCTACGAGGGCAAGAGGGGCTACGAGGCGCTACTCAAACTCGTCGCACACGACGGCACTCTTCTCGATGTTTTGTTCTTCGCCGCGTTCGCACCCGTCACAGGCGCGGAAAACGTGAGCCTTGTCGGGTTGATCGATGTTACAGACCGTGTCAAAGCGCAAGAAATGCTTGCGCATGTCCAAGCCGAGATGGCGCATGCTGCGCGCGTTTCCGTACTTGGAGAGCTGACGGCATCGATCGCGCACGAGGTCAATCAGCCACTCACGGCTATTGCGACGAATACAGAAGCCAGCCTGCTCTGGCTCGGCCATTCGCCACCCAATCTTGATGAAATCCGCGATCTTTCAAACCGGACCGCCGCGGAAGTGCAACGCGCTGCCGACATCATCAATCGCATTCGCTCAATGGCGTTGCGGGCAAGCCCGCAATATAAGTCTGTTAATGTCAACCACATCGTCGAGGAGGCGATGTTGTTTCTGCGTCACGAACTCCAGCGCAATGAGGTTGTGAGTTCGCTTAGGCTCGGCGATGACCTGCCCAGCCTGCGCGGTGATCCAGTGCAGCTTCAGCAGGTGATCGTCAATCTGGCCGTCAACGCTATGCAGGCGATGGTTCAAAGTGAACGCCGTCCGCGCGAGATTCTGGTTACGACGAGTGTCGCGGAAGATGATTATGTGAGACTCGATGTCGCCGATAACGGTGTGGGCATTTCCGAGAATATTTTTGCACGGCTTTTCGAAAGTTTTTTTACAACGAAAGCAAATGGAATGGGCATCGGTCTGCCGATTTGCCGCTCGATTATTGAAGCGCATGGCGGTGAGATTCGCGCCGCAAACAAAGCCGGTAATGCGGGCGCGTGCTTCACCGTGTTGTTGCCGTCGCGTGAGCCCGGCGCGGTACTGCGGTCAGCATAA
- a CDS encoding nuclear transport factor 2 family protein: MKTAKELMLAYLAGNAEQSGALFAEQGTLELPYLASIGVPPVNKGPEETTKFLTFLHGTLYPDFKFENIKVHLETPDQVFAEYFINHASGINGKQVHQQFFGHLEAENGKIKRLREAIDVVLAAEAIYPNGLADIVAKKA, from the coding sequence ATGAAAACCGCAAAAGAGCTCATGCTGGCTTATCTGGCCGGAAACGCCGAACAATCAGGCGCACTCTTCGCAGAGCAGGGAACTTTGGAACTGCCCTATCTCGCCTCGATAGGCGTACCGCCCGTCAACAAAGGGCCCGAGGAAACTACGAAGTTCCTGACCTTCCTACACGGCACGCTCTATCCGGATTTCAAGTTCGAGAACATCAAGGTTCATCTCGAAACGCCCGATCAAGTCTTCGCAGAATATTTCATCAATCACGCATCGGGCATCAACGGCAAACAGGTGCACCAGCAGTTTTTTGGTCATCTCGAGGCGGAGAACGGCAAGATCAAGCGCTTACGCGAGGCGATCGACGTCGTCCTCGCAGCCGAGGCGATCTATCCGAACGGGCTTGCCGACATCGTCGCCAAGAAAGCCTGA
- a CDS encoding heme-binding protein yields the protein MSVSLDQAEAIVKTARAKAVEIGVAATVLVLDEAGHLKAFARMEHAWLGSIDVAMKKARTSVLFQMETQQVWEVCKPGAQAQGLELTNDGLVTFAGGIPLKTSSGQLIGAIGVSGGQVAQDFEIARAGLSALSA from the coding sequence ATGTCGGTTTCCCTGGATCAGGCAGAGGCAATCGTAAAGACGGCAAGAGCGAAAGCAGTCGAGATCGGCGTTGCGGCGACCGTTCTTGTGCTGGATGAGGCCGGCCACCTTAAAGCTTTTGCGCGCATGGAGCACGCTTGGCTCGGCTCGATTGACGTTGCGATGAAGAAGGCGCGGACAAGCGTTCTTTTTCAGATGGAAACGCAGCAGGTCTGGGAGGTGTGCAAGCCCGGCGCGCAGGCGCAGGGTCTTGAGCTGACCAATGATGGCCTCGTGACTTTTGCTGGCGGCATTCCGCTGAAGACAAGCAGCGGTCAATTGATTGGGGCCATCGGGGTCTCGGGCGGACAGGTGGCGCAGGATTTTGAGATAGCGCGCGCCGGACTGTCGGCACTCAGCGCGTAA
- a CDS encoding SDR family oxidoreductase, with the protein MTRKILITGAGSGFGEGAAIGLARLGHEVIAAAHLWPQVTALRLKAKELGLPSLRIEKLDLLDAYDVKQAAGWDFDVLVNNAGIGEGGPIAEIPLDIVCRNFEINVFAPLGLTQQVVKKWVAAGTRGKIVFVSSMGGLFSPPGFSAYAATKHALEAIAEAMYGELQPFGIQVQTINPGAFLTGFNEAMAENAFRWLDDDINFTKRDAMRRLVADLIGGPGGRLDPEDMINKMIEVIPAEQGHFRNVFPTVIEDALKKHQAEMFARKI; encoded by the coding sequence ATGACGAGGAAAATCTTGATTACGGGTGCCGGCTCTGGTTTCGGCGAGGGTGCCGCGATCGGCTTGGCGCGTTTAGGACACGAGGTGATCGCGGCGGCGCATTTGTGGCCGCAGGTTACCGCCTTACGCCTCAAGGCCAAAGAGTTGGGATTGCCATCGTTGCGGATCGAAAAGCTGGATCTGCTCGACGCCTACGACGTGAAGCAAGCGGCGGGATGGGATTTCGATGTTCTCGTCAATAACGCGGGCATCGGCGAGGGCGGCCCGATTGCGGAAATTCCGTTGGATATTGTCTGCAGGAATTTCGAGATCAATGTCTTTGCACCATTGGGGTTGACGCAGCAGGTCGTGAAGAAATGGGTCGCGGCCGGCACGCGTGGGAAGATCGTTTTTGTCTCGTCGATGGGCGGTCTGTTCAGTCCGCCGGGGTTTTCCGCCTATGCCGCGACGAAACATGCGCTCGAAGCTATAGCTGAGGCGATGTATGGAGAACTGCAACCTTTCGGCATTCAGGTACAGACTATCAATCCCGGTGCCTTCCTGACCGGCTTCAACGAAGCGATGGCGGAGAACGCATTTCGCTGGCTCGACGACGATATCAATTTCACGAAGCGCGACGCGATGCGAAGGCTTGTCGCCGATCTCATCGGCGGCCCCGGTGGGCGTCTCGACCCCGAAGACATGATCAATAAAATGATCGAGGTGATTCCCGCGGAGCAAGGTCATTTCCGCAACGTGTTCCCGACTGTGATCGAAGACGCGCTCAAAAAACACCAGGCCGAAATGTTTGCCCGCAAGATTTGA
- a CDS encoding FUSC family protein, whose translation MGIFRARSFIFAINAYLATALALYVSFALDLPNPWWAMVTVFLAQPTQLLVGAIWAKAAYRVVGTLIGAAGSLLIIPNLSQAPELMILALAGWIGLCLYGALLDRTPRAYVFMLAGYTVALVGLPQATNPTALFDVSVARAEEIVIGVLASAVVQSILFPRSVTAFMQGKLNEILADARTSIRDVLAEPASLGPALEHQHIATGLTDLSLMATNLRFEEDFPASARRVLRALEERLVSLLPLTSAVQDRFAALREIGPIPPIVEEVVAAVATWLKSSQAADKAGYTQIVSEIERLHPRTDEAADWPNLLCASLSARLAELVGAWQECLVLTAALGNPTRIDPAVQALPGDRRPRTLHTDAGLALFSAIVVALTIIAISAFTIATKWENGATAIAITAVLCSIFIAADDPTPMAGTLIYGFFIAFPFAVFYEFAILQSIDGFAMLALVLFPVVFLAGFFFAQPKYATMALGSMVGFSAGLALQPEFLSSFAAFMNAYVALVIGGLFGFISLGTLRVLPAQKVAQRIRRAGWSDLAALSASPSDEPGWASLMIDRMGLLISRLARLPHGADLELMDALTDLRLGVTIIELNHLCSVVDRAEKERIESFMAMLGRHFKSLANGRPEILPQSAVDMLDAIMAGILRLPKTAERRAGLLAAVGLRRGLFPQAAAYQPMVSVK comes from the coding sequence ATGGGGATCTTTCGTGCGCGATCGTTCATCTTCGCTATCAATGCTTATCTCGCGACAGCACTGGCACTTTACGTTTCCTTCGCCCTCGATCTTCCCAATCCTTGGTGGGCGATGGTTACGGTTTTTCTCGCCCAGCCGACGCAATTGCTGGTTGGTGCGATCTGGGCCAAGGCGGCTTACCGTGTCGTCGGCACGCTGATCGGGGCAGCCGGTTCGCTGCTCATCATTCCTAATCTATCGCAAGCGCCGGAACTCATGATCCTCGCGCTCGCCGGCTGGATCGGCCTATGCCTTTACGGTGCGCTGCTCGATCGCACACCGCGCGCCTATGTCTTCATGCTCGCAGGATATACGGTGGCGCTCGTCGGCCTGCCGCAGGCGACCAACCCCACCGCGCTCTTCGACGTCAGCGTCGCGCGTGCCGAGGAGATCGTCATCGGCGTGCTGGCGTCCGCGGTGGTCCAGAGCATTCTGTTTCCACGCAGCGTGACGGCTTTCATGCAGGGGAAGCTCAACGAAATTCTCGCCGACGCGCGGACGTCGATCAGAGACGTGCTGGCAGAGCCGGCTTCGTTGGGACCTGCGCTTGAGCACCAGCATATCGCGACGGGCTTGACGGATCTGAGCCTCATGGCGACGAATTTGCGCTTTGAGGAAGACTTCCCTGCCTCTGCTAGGCGCGTTCTGCGCGCACTTGAGGAACGTCTCGTCTCGCTTCTGCCCCTGACCAGCGCTGTGCAAGATCGCTTTGCGGCGCTGCGGGAGATTGGACCGATCCCCCCGATCGTCGAGGAAGTCGTAGCCGCTGTCGCAACATGGCTGAAGAGTTCGCAAGCTGCGGACAAGGCCGGCTATACCCAGATTGTGAGCGAAATCGAACGGCTCCATCCGCGCACCGACGAAGCCGCGGACTGGCCAAATTTGCTATGTGCGAGTCTCAGCGCGCGCCTCGCCGAGTTGGTCGGTGCATGGCAGGAATGCCTCGTGCTCACCGCGGCGCTGGGTAATCCGACACGCATCGATCCGGCGGTGCAAGCGTTGCCGGGCGATCGACGGCCGCGCACGTTACATACCGATGCTGGCCTCGCACTATTTTCCGCTATTGTCGTCGCACTGACGATTATCGCCATTTCTGCTTTCACCATCGCGACAAAGTGGGAAAATGGCGCAACCGCCATCGCCATCACGGCGGTGCTTTGCTCGATTTTCATCGCTGCGGACGATCCGACACCGATGGCGGGGACCTTGATCTACGGATTTTTCATCGCGTTTCCATTCGCAGTTTTTTATGAGTTCGCCATTCTGCAATCGATAGACGGGTTCGCCATGCTGGCGCTGGTCCTGTTTCCTGTCGTGTTTCTTGCCGGCTTTTTCTTCGCGCAGCCGAAATATGCGACGATGGCGCTTGGCTCGATGGTCGGCTTTTCAGCGGGCCTGGCACTTCAGCCCGAATTTCTTTCAAGCTTCGCAGCCTTTATGAATGCCTACGTTGCACTCGTCATCGGGGGTCTGTTCGGCTTCATCAGTCTGGGCACCCTGCGCGTACTTCCGGCGCAAAAGGTTGCGCAGCGGATTCGTCGGGCGGGCTGGAGCGATCTTGCTGCTCTTTCGGCCTCGCCATCCGATGAACCCGGCTGGGCGAGCCTGATGATCGACAGAATGGGCCTTCTCATCTCCCGATTGGCCAGGTTGCCCCACGGCGCCGACCTTGAATTGATGGATGCTTTGACGGACCTGCGTTTGGGCGTCACCATCATCGAACTCAACCACCTGTGCAGCGTGGTTGACCGGGCTGAAAAGGAGCGCATCGAGAGCTTCATGGCAATGCTTGGCAGGCATTTTAAGTCGCTGGCAAACGGCCGCCCTGAGATTTTGCCGCAAAGCGCCGTCGATATGCTTGACGCCATCATGGCAGGCATTCTTCGCCTGCCGAAAACGGCGGAACGAAGGGCCGGGC